The region TATCGTGGTCCGGCCCGTACACATGGAGCGCATCGGGCAGGTCCTCGAGCAGGATGTGATTGTCCCGCAGCCACTCGGCGTAGGGCTTGGCCGCCGCCAATTCGCGCTTGATCTCCTCGTCCGGCACGATGCGCCCCTGTTCCGTATCCACCAGGAACATGCGCCCCGGCTGCAGGCGCCCCTTCATGAGGACGCGCTCCGGCTCGATGGGCAGTACGCCGGCCTCGGAGGCCATGACCACCAGGTCGTCGCTGGTGACGTAGTACCGCGACGGGCGCAGGCCGTTGCGGTCGAGCACGGCGCCGATGCTGCGGCCGTCGGTGAAGGCGATGGCCGCCGGGCCGTCCCACGGCTCCATCAGGCAGGAATGGTATTCGTAAAAGGCCTTTTTGGCGGGCTCCATGGTTTCATGGCTCTCCCACGGCTCGGGGACCATCATCGTGACCGCATGGGGCAGGGACCGCCCCGCCATGACCAGGAGCTCCAGGCAGTTGTCGAACATGGCCGAGTCGGAGCCGTCGGTATTGATGATCGGCAGCGCCTTCTTCATATCGTCCCCGAACAGGTGGCTGCTGAAGAGCGACTGCCGGGCATGCATCCAGTTGACGTTGCCGCGCAGGGTGTTGATTTCGCCGTTATGGGCCAGGAAGTGGTAGGGGTGGGCCCGGTCCCAACTGGGGAAGGTGTTGGTGGAAAAACGGGAGTGCACCAGCGCCAGCGCGGTTTCCACCGCCGGGTCGCGCAGGTCGGGGTAGTACTGGTCCACCTGGACCGGCATGAGCATCCCCTTGTAGATCATGGTGCGGGTGGACATGCTGGCGACGTACCAGTGGCTATCCACGCCGGCGCGGCGAATCTCGCCGGTTGCCCGCTGATTGAGGATGTAGAGCTTGCGGTTGAACGACAGCTCGTCCAGGTCGTCGGCGTTCGCCTTGAGGAACAGCTGGCGCACCACCGGCTCGCTGGCCCGGGCGGTGGCGCCGAGGGACGAATGGTCGGTGGGCACATCCCGCCAGCCGATGATCTTGAGCCCTTCCTCGGCAACGACCTTTTCCAGTATGTGGCGGGCGCTGTTGCGTTCCGTCGGGTTGGGCGAGGTGAACACCATGCCGACGCCGTAGCGCGAGGGCTCGGGCAGCTCCATGCCCAGCGGCGCGCAGACCTTGCGCAGAAACCGGTCCGGCATCTGGATGAGGATGCCGGCGCCATCCCCGGTATTGGGTTCGCAACCGCAGGCGCCGCGGTGATCGAGATTGACGAGGACGGTCAAGGCCTGGCGGACGATCTCGTGGGATTTTGCCCCCTTGATGTTGACCACAAAGCCGACGCCGCAGGCGTCGTGTTCGAATTGGGGATCGTAGAGGCCCTGTTTTTTGGGTGGTTCGATGTTTTTCATATGGCTGCCTTTATGTGTGGTGCTGGTATCTTGTCATGTACCGCTCGACGGTGAGGCGGGTAGAGGCTGAACGTGATACGGTGCAGTTCCCGGACGGGGGTGTGTACAAACGATACATTAAGAGGGATAACATACCTATTTGTTACGATATTTTCAACATCAAATACCGGATCGCGCAAGAAAAGGTGACGACGGGGGGCGCGCGGGAGGGGAGCGGCGCCCAAATCCGGTGCGGACAGGGGACGTCACCCGCCCGCCGCACCCGGAAAACGGGGCGCGCGGCAACGAAAACGAAAAAAGGGCCGGACGAGGTGTCCGGCCCTTCGGGTCGATGGTGGGCATAGTTGGGATCGAACCAACGACCTGCCGATTAAGAGTCGGCTGCTCTACCAGCTAAGCTATATGCCCAACGAAATAAGGCCCCGGACTGATGTCCAGGGCCATTGTTTTTGGCGTCCCCTACCGGATTTGAACCGGTGTCGCCGCCGTGAAAGGGCGGTGTCCTGGGCCGGGCTAGACGAAGGGGACGTTTCAGTGGTGAGCCGCGTTGGGATCGAACCAACGACCACCTGATTAAAAGTCAGGTGCTCTACCAACTGAGCTAGCGGCTCAAAGAGAATTGGATATTTACAACAGAAATGAGATCGAGTCAACAATTATTTTTTATCCCGCAACAAAATTAATCTCCGGCAATGCCGTCGTCCTCGCCGCGGGGCTGTTCCGCCAGGCGCCCCTTCTTGTCGTATTTGTCCTGGTACATGCGCCGGTCGGCCATCTTGAGCGAGGCGCAGAGCTCGGACGCGTCATGGGCGGTGGCCACCCCCAGGGAGAGGCCGCGCGAATAACCGTTCTTCTCCCGCCGCGGGCGGAACTCCCCCTGGACGATGCGCCGCACCGCCGCCTGGGCGGTTTCCTGGTCGGTGCGCGGCAGCAGCACGGCGAATTCGTCCCCGCCGATGCGGGAAACCACGTCGCCGGCCCGGAAGGCCGACAGGAGCGATTCGGCCGCCATGCGGATCAGCCGGTCCCCTTCGTCGTGGCCGTAGGTGTCGTTGATCATCTTGAGGCCGTCGATATCGGCGATGACGATGCTGACCGGGAAATCCCGGCTGGCCGCCAGCCGGCTCATCTCGGCCTCGAAATAGGCCCTGTTGTAGAGATTGGTGAGCGAGTCATGGGTGCTGAGATAGCGCAGGTTCTCTTCATAGTGCTTGCGCTCGGTAATATCCTGGGATACCTTGAGATACTTGATGACGCCACCCCCGGAATCGCGCAACGGGCAAAACTTCGCCAGTTCCCAATAGACCGTGCCGTCCTTGCGGCGGTTGGCCAGCTCGCACTCCCACTCCTCTCCGGCACTGATGCTGCTCCAGAGGTCCCGGTACAGCTCGGGGGGATTGAGTTCCGACTTGAAGATGCGGGGGTTGCGGCCGACGACCTCCCCTGCGCGGTACCCGGTCATCTTGGTGAAGGTGGCATTGACATATTCGATGGTGCCGTTCAAGTCCGTAATGAGAACCGAGGTGGGCGCCTGCTCCATGGCCTGGGAAAGCAGGTTGAGGGACTCGTCCTGTTTTTTGAGGCGGCGCTTCAGGTTGACGTACTCGCAGCATTGCGTCACGGCCTCCATGAGCTTGGCAACATCCACCGGCTTCCCGATGTAGTGGTTGATGCCGATGGAGACGCAGTCCAGCAGATATTCGGTATCGCTGAACGCCGTCAGGACGATGACGGGGCAATCGGGCCGGATGCGGCGGATCTCGTGCACCATCTCCATGCCGTTCATGACCGGCATCCTGATGTCGGTCACCACCACATCGGGGAGATGGGCCCGGTACATGGCGAGCCCCTCCCTGCCGTCGGCGGCCACGTACACGGTGCCGACCGCGCGCATGAGCAGGCGCGAAACCGTGTCCCGGGTGATCTGGTCGTCCTCGACATAGAGCAGCGAGATGTCGTTATGGAGCAGCGATGGCGACATGGCTTCGCACCGGTTTCATAGTGGATTCCCCTGTAGCCACCAGTGTATCGCATAATCGGCGCGCCGCAAGTAGCCCGGCGGGCCGCCGGATAAAGGAAGCCCCATGGAAAAAGTAAGCCTCGCCCAGTGCAACGACTATGACCCCGCCCGGGTACGGGAGGCGCTGATCTCGCTCCTGGAACCTCTGGGCGGCATGGCGGCCTTCGTCCGGCCGGGGGAGCGGGTGCTGCTCAAACCGAACCTGCTGGCCGCCAAGCCCCCGGAAGCGGCGGTCACCACCCACCCTGTTGTCGTGAAGGCGGTCGCGGACCTGGTCGGGGAGGCGGGGGGCAGGGTCATGATCGGCGACAGCCCCGGCATCGGCGGGTTCCGCAAGGTGGCCGACAAAAGCGGCATCAGCCTGGCGGCGCGCGAGAGCGGCGCCGAACTGGTCGAGTTCGACGAGACCGTCGAACTCAACGGTGCGGGGACCTTCCGCCGCATCGCCATAGCGCGCGCCTACTGGGAGGCCGACAAGGTCATCAACCTGCCCAAGCTGAAGACCCACGAGATGATGACCATGACCTGCGCGGTGAAGAACCTCTTCGGCGTGGTGGTGGGGACGGAAAAACCGGCGTGGCACCTGAGGGCCGGGCAATCGCGCGAGCAGTTCGCCCGGCTGTTGCTGGAGATATACCTGCTGAAAAAACCGGCCCTGAACATTGTGGACGCCATCGTGGCCATGGAGGGGAACGGACCGGGGAGCGGCGACCCGATCGGCCTTGGGGCGTTGCTCGCCGGCGTCAACCCGGTGGCGGTGGACACGGTGGCCGGCCGCCTGGCCGGGATAGCCGCCGAGCTGCTGCCTGTGGAGCGGGAGGCGGCGCGCATGGGGCTGACGGGGACGGACATGGGCGAACTGGAGCTTGCCGGCGCGCCCCTCGACCGGTTCGGCGGAAAACGGTTCAGGCTCCCCACCGGCCTGGATGTGCAATTCGGCCTGCCGGCCTTCATCAAGAACGGCCTCAGGCGCCACCTGCTGTCGTTCCCCGTGGCCGACGCCCGCCGCTGCGTGCTGTGCGGCATCTGCCGGGACGCCTGCCCGCCGGAAGCCATACAAATAAAAAACAGCTCCCTGGCGGTCAACCAAAGGAGCTGTATTCGTTGCTGGTGCTGCCGTGAACTGTGTCCCCACGACGCCATGCAGGTGCGGCGGGGGGTGCTGCTGAGGATTGCAACGGCCTTCAGCCGTTCACGGGGGAAACGGCGCTAGGCGTCCTCTTCCTCGCCGCCGAGCGGGATCTCGCGATAGGCGCGGTCCTCCTCGAAACGCTTGGTCTGGGCCTGCAGCTTCTCCAGATCGGATTTGCACTTGACGCAATGACGCGCGAACGGCATGGCCTTGAGCCGCCCCAGGGGGATTTCCTCTTCGCATTCCTCGCAGATGCCGTATTCCCCCTCGTCGATCCTGAGGAGGGCCTCGTCGATGCTGTGCAGCTTTTCCCGTTCCCGGTCCCCCAAGAGCAGCCCGAGCTCCCGGTCCCGCTCCGATGACGCCTGGTCATAGATGTCGCCGCTCGGCTCGCCGGAAACCGTGGTTTCGGCGCCGCTCTTGACGGTCTTGGATATTTCCCGCAGGGTATCCTGCTTCATTTGTTGAAGGATTTCCCTGATTTCCTGCCATTTCTTTTTTGCCGGTTTCGTGGCCATGGTGCCCTCACTCCCCTGGTCTGCTTTCGTACCACCCCTGAAAAGGGGGCAAACTATTGCAGAAAACGGATTGTTTGTCAAGCCAAACAACCGGGGGCGGCGTCAAACGACTATTTCGCCGATCAGGTCGTAATCCGACGAGTCCGTGACCTTGAGGGAAACGATGTCGCCCACCTCGGCGGTTCCGGCGGTGATGTAGACCTGCCCGTCGATATCCGGCGCCTGGCGCGACGAACGCCCCCTGAGGAGCAGTTCGGTTTCTTCGCTGTACCCCTCCACGATGACCTGCTCCGTGGTGCCGATGAGGGCCCGGTTGCGGCGGAACGACAGCCGTGCCTGGGTCCGCATCAGCTTGCGGCAGCGCTCGCGCTTGACCCGCTCCGAGACCTGGTCCGGCATGGCGGCGGCCGGCGTATTCTCTTCCCGCGAGTAGCAGAAGACCCCCAGGCGATCGAACTGCGTCTGCTCGACGAACTGCATGAGGCTGGCGAAGTCGTCCACCGTCTCCCCGGGGAACCCGACGATCAGCGAGGTGCGCAGCGCGATGCCGGGGATCTCCCGGCGCAGCGTGGCGATCAGGTTGCGGATCTGCGCCTCGCTGCTCCGGCGGTTCATCCGCTTGAGGACCTGGTCGGCGATGTGCTGGATCGGAATGTCCAGGTACTTGCAGATCTTGGGCTCGTCACGGATCAGCTCGATCAGGCCGTCGGTGATGCCGTCGGGATACGCGTACAGAAGGCGGATCCAGCGAATCCCTTCGATGGCCGCCAACCGGCGCAGCAGCGTCTCCAGAGTGGAGCCGTCGTCCAGGTCGCTGCCGTAACGGGTGACATCCTGGGAGATGACGTTGATCTCCTTGACCCCGCGGGCGGCCAGCCGTTCCGCCTCGGCCACCAGCGCATCCAGCGGGCGGGACCGGTAGGCGCCCCGCAACTGGGGGATCACGCAGTATGAGCAGCAATTGGAGCAGCCTTCGCCGATCTTGAGGTAGGAATACCATGCCGGCGAGGAGTTGAGGCGCGGCAGGGTTTCGTCGTAGATGTAGTCCGGGTCGCCCACGTAGCGCAGCTGGCCGTCCGAATCCTTTTTCTCCGCCAGGATCTCGGCAATGCGGGGGTAATCGCCGGTGCCGATGAAGATATCCACCTCGGGCAGATCGTTGGCCAGCTCCTCCTGATACCGTTGCGGCAGGCAGCCGGAGACGATCAGGGTGTGGCAGCGCCCGTCGTGTTTGCGTTCCGCCAGGTCCAGGATGGCGTCGATGCTCTCCTGCTTGGCTTCCTTGATGAACGAGCAGGTGTTGACGATGATCACGTCCGCATCCTTTTCGTCGGTCGTGATCTCGTACTCATCCTTGGCAAGCACACCGAGCATGACCTCGGCATCCACCAGGTTCTTGGGGCAGCCCAGGCTGACCATGCTTACTTTCTGTTTAACGCTTTCGCTCACACACACCCCTTTTATTCCATTAACGGCAATTAGGCCACAGAGCCACTGCGGCACAGAGAAAATCGCGGAATGTTTTCAGCCGGAACAGCCCACCGGATAATGACGCGTAAAAACGGTTATTGCCTCTCGTCCTGTTCGCTCCGCGTCTCTGTGGCTCCGTGGCACATTCTTTCCACTGATTTGTTTTTCAGCTACTCCCTGAAATTCCCGAACTGCATCTCGACCCCCAGGTCCTTCCCCTTGAGGAGCTGAATCGCCTCCTGCAGGTCGTCCCGGTTCTTGCCGGTCACCCGCACCTGGTCATCCTGGATCTGCGCCTGCACCTTGAGCTTGCTCTCCTTGATGGCGGCGACGATCTCCTTGCCCTTCTCCTTGGAGATCCCCTGCTGGACCGTGATGATCTGGCGCACCATCCCCCCGAGGCGGCCTCGACCTTGCCGTACTGCAAGGCTTTGATGGAGATGTTGCGCTTGATGAACTTGGACTGGAGCACGTCCACCACGGCCTTGAGCTTGTAGTCGTCGTCCGCCAGGATCTTGACGGCGTCCTTCTCCTGGGTGATCTCGCTCTTCGACCCCTTGAAGTCGTAGCGCTGGCCGATCTCCTTGATCGCCTGGTTGACCGCGTTGTCCACTTCCTGCATGTCCACTTTCGAAACAATGTCGAATGACGGCATAGAGGCATCCTCCGAAGTTGTAATATATACGAGCATATCCCCTCGTAGCCCACAGGGGATGCAGTGAAGCCATTCAGCCCGGCATGCCCGCACCGGGCAGGGCCTTACGGTTTGACGACCTCGACCCCTGCGGGGACCTTGAAGGTGAACGTGCCGTTGTCGAGCCCTTTGTTGACCCTGACGCGGCTGTAGTCGATGCGGGTCTGGTTGCCGGCGGCATCGTGCACGACCGAAGCCCGCACCGGGAAGAGGTCCTGCACGTTCCCCTGGCGCAGAAAACGCTCCACCGCCTCGGCCGAAACCGTCAACTGGAGCCGCGCCAGAACCGTCGTCGGCTTTTTGGGGACCAGTTCCAACTGGTAGTTGCCGTTTTTGTCACGCTGCTCCCTGGCGAAGGAAACGGTAAAATCCCGCGTCACATGCCCCAGGCCGGTCAGGTAGGAGAGCGCAATGGCATTGCCCCCCTTGAACATGTCGGCCACGGAGCTGACCATCACCTGCCGGTTTTCGGGCAGATAGAACCAGACCTGCCTGCCGTTGGAGACGATCTGCTGCTTGGGTTTGGCATAATTGAAGCGGAACATGGCGGCGCTCGAAGCGGGCCGTTTCAGGAACAGCTCGCCGCTGCCCTTCTGTTCGCGGCCGACCCCGGCGATAAGCGTCCGTTGGGAAAAATCGGCGTGAACGTCCTGCAGCCCTGCGTACCCCTTTTCCAGCGCCCCGATCACGTCCTTGAGAGCGGCGGGCTTGTCGGCAGCCTGCAGCGGTGTCCAGACCAAAACCAGCAAAAGCGTCAAACTGCATGCCAGCCAGCGTATCATGAGGTAGCCTTTCCTGAATAAATGCAAAATGGCGAAAACCGGTCGTTGATTCTGCCACAGGAGCGCACCTGGCGCAACCGCTTTCAAGAGGCGTGCTATACCAGCGCAGCGGCATCCACGACGTACACGATGCGGCCGTCTCCCGTGATGGCCCCGCCGGTAAGCCCCGTGACGCGGCTCAACGGAATGCCGAGCGGCTTCACGAAGATCTCCCGCTGGCCGAGCAGGCGGTCTGCGGCCAGCCCCACCATCATGCCGCCCGCCTCGACCACGACCGTCGGGACAAACTCCCGGGCAGCGGGCGACGGTGCCTGCCCGAGCAGGCGATTGAGGCTCCTGAGGGGGACCTGCCGGCCATCGAGCAGGAAAAAGGACTGCTCCCGCTCCTCGAAGATCTCCTCCCGCCTGACCTCGATGGTGCGCGCGACGGCATTGACCGGAAACGAGAGCGTCAGGGGCCCGCACTCCACCAGCAGGGCGTGGATGATGGAAACCGAGATGGGGAGGCGCAGCAGGAAACGGCTGCCCCGGCCCGCCTCCGATTCGATGGCGAGCCCTCCCCCCAGGGCGTGCATGGCGGCCCTGACGGCGTCCATGCCGACGCCCCGCCCCGAAATGTCGCTGACGGTTTCCGCCGTGGAAAAACCGGGGGCGCAGATCAGCATGAGCGCCTCATGCCGCGTCAGGGCATCGGCCTGTTCCCGGCTGAGCATGCCCCGCGCCACCGCCTTGCCGGCGAGCCGTGCCGGGTCCATGCCCCGGCCGTCGTCGCTGACCACGATCGTCACGCAATCCTTGTCGCGGGTCACGACGATGCGAATCGTGCCGAGGCCGGGCTTGCCGGCCGCGACCCGCTCTTCGGGCGGTTCCATGCCGTGATCCACGGCATTGCGCAGGATATGCACCAGCGGCTCGCTGATTTCTTCGAGAATGCCCCGGTCCAGCTCGATCTCTTTCCCCTCCACCCGGAAAAGGACCTCCTTGCCCTGCTTGCGGGACAGGTCGCGCACCAGCCGGGGGAAACGATCGGCGACAAAGGAAAAGGGGAGCATGCGGGCCTGGAACACTTCGTCCCGCAGTTCCCGCAGCAGCGCGGAAAGCCGGGTGAGCGGCTCTGCCAGCTCTGCGCCCTCGCAGCGCAGCGCACGGTCGGCCAGGCGGTAGCGGGTGGTGATCAGTTCGCCGGTGATGGTGACCAGGCGGTCCAGGGTCTCGGTCCTGACGCGGACGCTCTTGAAGGAATCGGCATGCCGGGGCTGGTGCTCGGGGGCCGCCTCGGCCCGCTCGCGGCCGGCGGTTCCCGGTTCGGCATCCGTGGTGACGGCCGGCGGGGGGGTGGCGGGAGTGCCGGCGGGGTCGAAGCCGGCCAGCCGGGTGACCAGGCCGGCGGCATCCGGCAAGCGCTCGTCACCGGTCTCGATGGCCGAGATCATGGCGGCGAGGGTATCGTTCCCCTGCAGCAGGAGATCGGCCAGGCCCGGGCTGAAGCCGAACGCGCCGCTGCGCACCTTGCTCAGCAGGTCTTCCATGCCGTGGGCGAGGTCGGCGATGGTCTGGTACTCCATGGTGGCGGCCATCCCCTTCAAGGAATGGGCATGGCGGAACAGCTCGTCGATGGCGGCCTGGTCGGCGGCGCCATCCTCAAGCCTGACGATCAGTTCGTTGAATACCTGGATATGCCCCCTGGATTCAGAGATGAACAAATCCCGGTATTGGGACATGTCCATGACTCATTCCCCCAGGCTTTTCAGCGCTTCCGCGATCTTTTCCGGACTGAAGGGCTTCTGGACAAAGTACCGGGCCCCCTGGTCCAGCCCCTTCCTGACGATCGCCTCCTGGCCGATGGCCGAGCAGAGGACCACCTTGGCCCGCGGCTTCATCTTGAGAATGAAGTCCAGCAGTTGGATGCCGTTGGCATCGGGCAGGATGATATCCAGAAAGATGATGTCCGGATCGCAGTCGTGGAGCTTTTTCATGGTCTCGATGCCGCTGGCCGCCTCGGCCACAACGGTGCAGCCCTTGTCCCGCAGGATGGTGCCGAGATTGTTGCGCATGAAAAGGGCGTCATCGACGATCATCACCGTAGCATTGCTCATTGCGGCCTCCATTGCGCTGACAACCGGATACATGAACCCAGAAAAGCATGTGCCACAGAGCAGCTGTGGCAGGACTGCCGATTTATAATGAATCTATCCGGTGTGGTGTGAACACCGGAGCGGTGTCATCCCTTGAGTTTGGCCAGGAGGAGTTCGTTCACCACCGCCGGGTTGGCCTTGCCCTTGCTGGCCTTCATGACCTGCCCGACGAAGAAGCCGAACACCTTTTCCTTGCCCCCCCGGTACTCCTCCACCTGGGCGGCGTTGGCGGCGATGATCCCGTCGATGACGGCTTCGATGGCGCCGGTGTCGGAAACCTGGGCCAATCCCTGCTTCTCCACGATCGCCTGGGGGTCTCCGCCGTTTTTCCACATCTCCTCGAAGACCGTCTTGGCGATCTTGCCCGAAATGGCGCCGCTGTCGATCAACGTGATCAGCTCGGCCAACTGGCGCGGGATGACGGGACACGCGGCGATGGCCGTCCCCGAATCGTTGAGCGCCCGGGTCACCTCGCCCATCAGCCAGTTGGACACGGCCTTGGCGTTGTGGTGAAAGGCCACGCACTCTTCGAAATAATCGGCCAGTTCCCGGCTGGCGGTGAGCACCAGCGCATCGTACTCCGGCAGCTCCAGCTCGGTGATGAAGCGCTGCTGCCGATGCTCCGGGAGTTCCGGCAATTCCTGCTGCGCCCGCTGCACCCAATCGGCGCCGATGACCAGCGGCACCAGGTCGGGGTCGGGGAAATAGCGGTAGTCGTGGGCCTCTTCCTTGCTGCGCATGGAACGGGTCGTCCCGCTGTTCGGATCGAACAGGCGCGTCTCCTGGACCACGCTGCCGCCATCCTCGATCAGGTCGATCTGGCGCTGGATCTCGTACTCGATGGCCTGCTTCACGAACTTGAACGAGTTGACGTTCTTGATCTCGGCCCGGGTGCCCAGGGTATCGGAACCGACCGGCATGACCGAGACGTTCGCGTCGCAGCGGAAGCTCCCCTCCTCCATGTTGCCGTCGCAGATCCCCAGCCAGGTCACGATGCGGTGCAACTGCTTCAGGTAGGCCACCGCCTCGTCCGACGAGCGCAGGTCCGGCTCGGAGACGATCTCCAGAAGCGGCGTACAGGCCCGGTTCAGGTCAACCCCGGAGCCATCCTCCAGGCCGGGGACATCGCCGTGGACCAGCTTGCCCGCATCCTCTTCCATGTGGATGCGGGTGATGCCGATGCGCTTTGGCTCCTCCCCTTCCAGTTGGATATCGAGCCACCCCCTGCGGCAGATCGGCTCCTCGAACTGGCTGATCTGGTACCCCTTGGGGAGGTCGGGATAAAAGTAGTTCTTGCGGGCAAAGACGCTGTGGTGGGCAATGGTGCAATTGGTGGCCAGCCCGGCCCTGATGGCGAATTCGACCACCTTCTTGTTCAGCACCGGCAAGGCGCCCGGCAGCCCCAGGCAGACCGGGCAGGTCTGGGAGTTGGGCTCGGAACCGAAGGTCGTGGAACAACCGCAAAAGATCTTTGACCCGGTCTTGAGTTGGGCATGGACCTCAAGGCCGATAACGGGCTGGAATTTCATATATAGTGGCTCCAAAATTAAGTTGAAAGCAGAATATCATAAACCTGCCACAGAGGCACAGAGACACGGAGAACGTCAAAGGCAGAACCTATTTTACATGGATGAACAGGATGAAAGGGATAATACCCTGAAAACCATTGGTTAAATCTTTACGCCTTATCCGGTATATCCTGTTCATCCAATGTAGTGTCCGATTTTGTCCCACTCTGCGTCTCAGTGTCTCTGTGGCAGATTTCTGCCTTTAAATCTCAGCCTTCCGCGTATGCCACTCCGTGGCCTGTTCGAAGGCGTGGCCCGCGCGCAGGATGGTCTCCTCGTCGAAGGGCCTGCCGATCAGCTGCAGGCCGATGGGGAGGCCGGAGGCGGAGAAGCCGGCCGGAACGGACATGGCGCAGGTGCCGGCCAGGTTGACCGGAATGGTGAAGATGTCCGACAGGTACATCTGCAACGGGTCATCGACCTTCTCGCCGATCCTGAAGGCCGGCGTCGGCGCCACCGGGGTCAGGACCACGTCCACATCCCCGAAGGCGCGGGTGAAATCGCCCATGATCAGGGTGCGCACCTTCTGGGCCTTGACGTAATAAGCGTCGTAGTAACCGGAGGAGAGGGCATAGGTGCCCAGCATGATGCGGCGCTTGACCTCGGCCCCGAACCCTTCGCTGCGGCTCTTGGTCATCATGTCGATCAGCCCTTCGGCCCGGTCGCTGCGATGCCCGAAACGGACGCCGTCGTAGCGGGCCAGGTTGGAGCTGGCCTCGGCGGTGGCGATCAGGTAATAGGTCGCCACGGCGTAGTCGGTGTGGGGCAGGGATATGTCGACGAACTCCGCCCCCAGGCGGCGGTAGGTCTCGATGGCCTGGTCCATGGCCGCCTGCACGTCCCGATCGAGGCCGTCGATAAAGTACTCCTTGGGCAGGCCGATTTTCAGGCCCTTGACGTCGCCGGTCAGGGCGGCCGTGTAATCGGGCACCGGCGTGTTGACGCTGGTGGAGTCCTTGGGGTCGTAGCCGGCGACCGCCCCCAGCATGATGGCGCAATCGGTCACGTCCCGCGTGATCGGGCCGACCTGGTCGAGGGAGGACGCGTAGGCGATCACCCCGTAGCGCGAGACCCGGCCATAGGTCGGCTTGAGGCCGACGCAGCCGCAGTGGGAGGCGGGCTGGCGGATGGAGCCGCCGGTATCGGTCCCCAGGGTCGCCGTGGCCTGGCGGGCGGCGATGGCCGCCGCCGAACCGCCGGACGAGCCCCCCGGGATGCGGGTGGTATCCCACGGGTTGCGGGTGACGCCGAAGGCGCTGGATTCGTTGGACGACCCCATGGCGAATTCGTCCTGGTTGAGCTTGCCCACGAGGACGCAGCCGCTGTCGCGCAGCCGTTCCCACGCGGTGGCGCTGTAGGGGGGGATGAAATTGTCGAGGATGCGCGAACCGCAGGTAGTGCGGATACCTTCGGTCAGAAAGATGTCCTTGAGGGCCAGGGGAATCCCCGTGAGCACGTGGCCATCGCCGGAAGCGATGCGCCGGTCGGCGGCCTCCGCCTCGGCCAGGGCCGACTCGGGGGTCCGGGTGATGAATGAACCGACCCGGGGCTCGACCGACTCGATGCGCTCCAGCATGGCCCGGGTCGCTTCGACGGAGGACACCTGGCGCGCTTTCAGCTTCCCGTGCAGTTCATGGATGGTAAGCTCAAAAATATCCATTTGAATAACATCTCCGATTTTTAAGGCATTTCACAGCAAAATTTCGCACGTAACGCAAACGAAACATGGCGGCAACCCTATCGCCAATTTTGCGGCGTATGGTAGGCAACTTGCGTTCTTTGAGCCTTGCGGCCCGCAGACCGGCATGCAGGCGTCATTCGATGACCTTCGGCACGCGGTAGAAGTTGTCCGCCCGGTCCGGAGCATTGGCAAGGGCCTGTGCGACACCGATGGAAGGCTGGGTGGCATCCTCGCGGAAGGCGTTTTCCACCGGAACGGCATGGGAGGTGGGACGGATGTCGGCGGTGTCCAATTCGTTCAGCTTTTCCACATAGCCGAGAATCGCATCCATCTGCCCGGCAAAGAGGTCCGTTTCAGCCGCGCTCAACTCCAGGCGGGCCAGGCGGGCCACATACTCAACGTCGGCAACCGATATTTTCATGACGCCATGCTCCACTAGTAGAGAAATTAGTCCGTGCGA is a window of Geobacter sp. FeAm09 DNA encoding:
- a CDS encoding TraR/DksA family transcriptional regulator, with the translated sequence MATKPAKKKWQEIREILQQMKQDTLREISKTVKSGAETTVSGEPSGDIYDQASSERDRELGLLLGDREREKLHSIDEALLRIDEGEYGICEECEEEIPLGRLKAMPFARHCVKCKSDLEKLQAQTKRFEEDRAYREIPLGGEEEDA
- a CDS encoding outer membrane lipoprotein carrier protein LolA; translated protein: MIRWLACSLTLLLVLVWTPLQAADKPAALKDVIGALEKGYAGLQDVHADFSQRTLIAGVGREQKGSGELFLKRPASSAAMFRFNYAKPKQQIVSNGRQVWFYLPENRQVMVSSVADMFKGGNAIALSYLTGLGHVTRDFTVSFAREQRDKNGNYQLELVPKKPTTVLARLQLTVSAEAVERFLRQGNVQDLFPVRASVVHDAAGNQTRIDYSRVRVNKGLDNGTFTFKVPAGVEVVKP
- a CDS encoding DUF362 domain-containing protein, which translates into the protein MEKVSLAQCNDYDPARVREALISLLEPLGGMAAFVRPGERVLLKPNLLAAKPPEAAVTTHPVVVKAVADLVGEAGGRVMIGDSPGIGGFRKVADKSGISLAARESGAELVEFDETVELNGAGTFRRIAIARAYWEADKVINLPKLKTHEMMTMTCAVKNLFGVVVGTEKPAWHLRAGQSREQFARLLLEIYLLKKPALNIVDAIVAMEGNGPGSGDPIGLGALLAGVNPVAVDTVAGRLAGIAAELLPVEREAARMGLTGTDMGELELAGAPLDRFGGKRFRLPTGLDVQFGLPAFIKNGLRRHLLSFPVADARRCVLCGICRDACPPEAIQIKNSSLAVNQRSCIRCWCCRELCPHDAMQVRRGVLLRIATAFSRSRGKRR
- the rimO gene encoding 30S ribosomal protein S12 methylthiotransferase RimO; the protein is MVSLGCPKNLVDAEVMLGVLAKDEYEITTDEKDADVIIVNTCSFIKEAKQESIDAILDLAERKHDGRCHTLIVSGCLPQRYQEELANDLPEVDIFIGTGDYPRIAEILAEKKDSDGQLRYVGDPDYIYDETLPRLNSSPAWYSYLKIGEGCSNCCSYCVIPQLRGAYRSRPLDALVAEAERLAARGVKEINVISQDVTRYGSDLDDGSTLETLLRRLAAIEGIRWIRLLYAYPDGITDGLIELIRDEPKICKYLDIPIQHIADQVLKRMNRRSSEAQIRNLIATLRREIPGIALRTSLIVGFPGETVDDFASLMQFVEQTQFDRLGVFCYSREENTPAAAMPDQVSERVKRERCRKLMRTQARLSFRRNRALIGTTEQVIVEGYSEETELLLRGRSSRQAPDIDGQVYITAGTAEVGDIVSLKVTDSSDYDLIGEIVV
- a CDS encoding diguanylate cyclase, giving the protein MSPSLLHNDISLLYVEDDQITRDTVSRLLMRAVGTVYVAADGREGLAMYRAHLPDVVVTDIRMPVMNGMEMVHEIRRIRPDCPVIVLTAFSDTEYLLDCVSIGINHYIGKPVDVAKLMEAVTQCCEYVNLKRRLKKQDESLNLLSQAMEQAPTSVLITDLNGTIEYVNATFTKMTGYRAGEVVGRNPRIFKSELNPPELYRDLWSSISAGEEWECELANRRKDGTVYWELAKFCPLRDSGGGVIKYLKVSQDITERKHYEENLRYLSTHDSLTNLYNRAYFEAEMSRLAASRDFPVSIVIADIDGLKMINDTYGHDEGDRLIRMAAESLLSAFRAGDVVSRIGGDEFAVLLPRTDQETAQAAVRRIVQGEFRPRREKNGYSRGLSLGVATAHDASELCASLKMADRRMYQDKYDKKGRLAEQPRGEDDGIAGD